A genomic stretch from Campylobacter lari subsp. concheus includes:
- the folK gene encoding 2-amino-4-hydroxy-6-hydroxymethyldihydropteridine diphosphokinase — protein sequence MLIKGARRLEKIRFFPFYSKADKKGKYIAIIGLGSNIEDEKKRFRSLFRLLMQDKRLQVLQTSPFLINKAFGFEEQKDFTNAVMVVSTNLHARALLKVLFFYEFKFKRKRTFKNAPRTLDLDLLYFSKKARKDEYCTVPHVGVNDRISVTLPLGLLR from the coding sequence TTGTTGATTAAGGGAGCTAGAAGGTTAGAAAAAATTCGTTTTTTTCCTTTTTATTCAAAGGCAGATAAAAAAGGAAAATATATAGCCATTATAGGACTTGGAAGTAATATAGAAGATGAAAAAAAACGCTTTCGGAGTTTATTTAGGCTTTTAATGCAAGATAAACGCTTGCAAGTATTACAAACATCGCCATTTTTGATTAATAAAGCTTTTGGTTTTGAAGAGCAAAAAGACTTTACTAATGCAGTGATGGTTGTTAGTACAAATTTGCATGCAAGAGCACTTTTAAAAGTTTTGTTTTTTTATGAATTTAAATTCAAAAGAAAAAGAACTTTTAAAAATGCTCCTAGAACGCTTGATTTGGATTTGTTATATTTTTCAAAAAAAGCGCGTAAAGATGAGTATTGTACAGTGCCTCATGTGGGGGTAAATGATAGAATTAGCGTAACTTTGCCTTTGGGCTTGTTAAGATAA
- the aroQ gene encoding type II 3-dehydroquinate dehydratase — protein sequence MKVMVIQGPNINMLGVRETHIYGNMKMEDIHEQMKQAAKQANVEIEFFQSNFEGELVDKIQECLGSVDGVIINAAAYAHTSIAIRDAIAAINMPVIEVHISNTYRREEFRQKSMIAPVCAGSVVGFGPFGYHMALMGLFQIFDQINAYKAAQAKAQQANQ from the coding sequence ATGAAAGTTATGGTGATACAAGGACCAAACATCAATATGCTTGGTGTGAGAGAAACTCATATTTATGGTAATATGAAAATGGAAGATATCCATGAGCAAATGAAACAAGCTGCAAAACAAGCTAATGTAGAGATTGAGTTTTTTCAAAGCAATTTTGAAGGTGAGTTGGTTGATAAAATTCAAGAATGCTTAGGCAGTGTAGATGGAGTGATTATTAATGCAGCTGCTTATGCACACACTTCTATAGCAATCCGCGATGCGATTGCAGCGATTAATATGCCTGTGATTGAAGTGCATATTAGTAATACTTATAGAAGAGAAGAATTCAGACAAAAAAGTATGATAGCACCAGTTTGTGCAGGTAGTGTGGTAGGTTTTGGTCCTTTTGGCTATCATATGGCTTTAATGGGACTTTTCCAAATTTTTGATCAAATCAATGCATATAAAGCAGCTCAAGCAAAAGCACAACAAGCAAATCAATGA
- a CDS encoding aminopeptidase P family protein has product MNFILKNENALFYECGYSCDNALFLKLEDEVFFITDARYSFEASEMIKNAKVVLAQDLFASVRELLEKAGINRVCFDPKDFSYFEFKELSKSANIVFEEKLDLSKNKRIIKNAKELQLLQKAVNFGKECFEEFAKFISQEGHGKSEKELHFKACEIFQKKGALGLSFSPIVAINENAAKAHALPSDKCLEYGDLLLVDAGVVYQRYCSDRTRTACFDESGIVFDKNKPNFKNKEIMQIYEVVKQAQLQAIEKVRVGMMASELDFIAREVIKNAGFEKEFIHSLGHGVGLDIHELPNISPRSDYELKEGMVFTIEPGIYIKDKLGIRIEDMVYLDKEKAVVL; this is encoded by the coding sequence ATGAATTTTATCTTAAAAAACGAAAATGCACTTTTTTATGAGTGTGGCTATTCTTGCGATAATGCTTTGTTTTTAAAACTTGAAGACGAAGTATTTTTCATCACTGATGCAAGATATAGTTTTGAAGCTAGCGAAATGATAAAAAATGCTAAGGTAGTTTTAGCACAAGATCTTTTTGCTAGTGTTAGAGAGCTTTTAGAAAAAGCGGGAATTAATAGGGTGTGTTTTGACCCAAAAGACTTTAGCTATTTTGAATTTAAAGAGCTTAGTAAAAGTGCAAATATCGTTTTTGAAGAAAAATTAGACTTAAGTAAAAACAAACGCATTATAAAAAATGCTAAGGAATTACAACTTTTGCAAAAGGCTGTAAATTTTGGTAAAGAATGCTTTGAAGAATTTGCTAAATTTATCAGCCAAGAAGGCCATGGAAAAAGCGAAAAAGAATTGCATTTTAAAGCATGTGAAATTTTTCAAAAAAAAGGTGCTTTAGGACTTTCTTTTTCACCTATTGTAGCTATTAATGAAAATGCGGCTAAAGCACATGCTTTACCTAGTGATAAATGTTTAGAGTATGGGGATTTGTTATTAGTTGATGCGGGTGTGGTTTATCAAAGATATTGTTCTGATCGCACAAGAACAGCTTGTTTTGATGAGAGTGGTATAGTCTTTGATAAAAATAAGCCAAATTTTAAAAATAAAGAAATCATGCAAATTTATGAAGTGGTTAAACAAGCTCAGCTTCAAGCTATAGAAAAAGTACGCGTTGGTATGATGGCAAGTGAGCTTGATTTTATCGCAAGAGAAGTGATTAAAAACGCAGGTTTTGAAAAAGAATTTATTCATAGTTTAGGACATGGAGTGGGGCTTGATATACATGAGTTGCCAAACATTAGTCCAAGAAGTGATTATGAGTTAAAAGAAGGTATGGTATTTACTATTGAACCTGGAATTTATATCAAAGATAAATTAGGCATTAGGATAGAAGATATGGTCTATCTTGATAAAGAAAAGGCAGTGGTGTTATAA